A DNA window from Myxococcota bacterium contains the following coding sequences:
- a CDS encoding gamma carbonic anhydrase family protein, producing MSAESAHVLALHGTAPRIDPSAWVAPGAVVVGDVALGADSSVWYGAVLRGDINRIRIGDRTNLQDHSVFHVSADHPCEVGSEVTVGHRAVVHGCVVEDGALIGIGAVVLDGARVEQGAWVAAGALVPAGAVVPAGTLAVGMPARSKRSLEASEIAKQRERTLRYVDNARFHAKAEPA from the coding sequence GTGTCCGCTGAATCCGCACACGTCCTCGCGCTCCACGGCACCGCGCCGCGGATCGATCCCAGCGCCTGGGTGGCACCGGGAGCCGTCGTGGTGGGCGATGTCGCACTCGGAGCCGACAGCTCGGTGTGGTACGGCGCCGTCCTCCGAGGCGACATCAACCGGATCCGCATCGGCGACCGGACGAACCTCCAGGACCACAGCGTCTTTCACGTCAGCGCCGATCATCCCTGCGAAGTCGGTAGCGAGGTCACCGTCGGCCATCGCGCGGTCGTGCACGGTTGTGTGGTCGAAGACGGGGCCCTGATCGGGATCGGCGCCGTGGTGCTCGATGGGGCTCGCGTCGAGCAGGGAGCGTGGGTCGCGGCCGGAGCCCTCGTGCCCGCAGGCGCGGTGGTTCCTGCCGGTACCCTCGCCGTGGGCATGCCCGCCCGCTCGAAGCGCAGCCTCGAGGCGAGCGAGATCGCGAAGCAGCGCGAACGCACCCTGCGCTACGTGGACAACGCGCGCTTTCACGCGAAGGCGGAGCCGGCATGA
- a CDS encoding TetR/AcrR family transcriptional regulator: MSADDAVARREAKKAQSRGRILDAAREIFFRDGFMEANLDDVARGAGVAKGTLYRYFENKAELYVAVLAMNGEFFEQKLRESGSDASVSAPERVRRIARFYLEHWTQNHEYFQIFWAVENQPVIGELPAGVIAEVTRLWESCLRTLADVVEAGVAEGAFRPCDTDEIAQILWTLANGLIQSESSPPHQRIRQRPLDETFMAAIDLALAGLAAGVPSANG; the protein is encoded by the coding sequence ATGAGCGCGGACGACGCGGTCGCACGCCGCGAGGCGAAGAAGGCGCAGTCGCGGGGCCGCATCCTGGACGCCGCGCGCGAGATCTTCTTCCGCGACGGCTTCATGGAAGCGAATCTAGACGACGTCGCGCGCGGGGCAGGCGTCGCGAAGGGCACGCTGTACCGCTACTTCGAGAACAAGGCCGAGCTCTACGTGGCCGTTCTCGCGATGAACGGGGAGTTCTTCGAACAAAAGCTGCGCGAGTCCGGCAGCGACGCATCCGTGAGTGCGCCCGAGCGCGTCCGTCGCATCGCGCGCTTCTACCTCGAGCACTGGACGCAGAATCACGAGTACTTCCAGATCTTCTGGGCCGTCGAGAACCAGCCCGTGATCGGTGAGCTGCCCGCCGGCGTGATCGCCGAGGTGACGCGCCTCTGGGAGAGCTGTCTGCGCACCCTGGCCGACGTGGTCGAGGCCGGAGTCGCGGAAGGTGCCTTCCGACCCTGCGACACCGACGAGATCGCCCAGATCCTGTGGACGCTCGCCAACGGTTTGATCCAGAGCGAGTCGAGCCCGCCCCACCAGCGGATCCGGCAACGGCCCCTCGACGAGACCTTCATGGCCGCGATCGACCTCGCTCTGGCGGGTCTCGCGGCAGGCGTGCCCTCCGCCAACGGGTGA
- the acpP gene encoding acyl carrier protein: MSDAIEAQVRTILAQQLGLELAEVIPEANILDDLGADSLDVVEMVMSLEEAFDIEVPDDQIEGMRTIADVERYVVDAMA, encoded by the coding sequence ATGAGCGACGCCATCGAAGCGCAGGTCCGCACCATTCTCGCCCAGCAGCTCGGCTTGGAGCTGGCAGAGGTGATCCCGGAAGCCAACATCCTCGATGACCTGGGTGCTGATTCCCTCGACGTGGTCGAGATGGTCATGAGTCTCGAGGAAGCCTTCGACATCGAAGTACCCGACGACCAGATCGAGGGCATGCGTACGATCGCCGATGTCGAGCGCTACGTCGTCGACGCGATGGCCTAG
- the polA gene encoding DNA polymerase I produces MAETSRAVFVDGTNALYRAFFAPMPDLRAPDGTPTKAVLVFTNMLLKTLREEAPDYCAVVFDARGKTFRHKLYDDYKAGRDAQPEDLSAQMPLAHEVVRALALPVLEVPDVEADDVIATLVRSAPKDTQVSVVSTDRDLMQLVSERVQLLDGIRDRRYGPEEVEARFGVPPEQVLDVRALVGDKSDNIPGVKGIGEKGAAQLIQTYGDLENLIAHADEIKAKRAREALQNLADDARLSKRLATLKEDVALPESFEALRRGDPDRDTLRALYERLGFVRLLESLDADGGAPAAPDKTDVAVETLRDAKAVAGLAKQVAQWPQAALVAVDSGGSAVAGELFGVALAKDADQAWYVPVGGGGPDFESLATALEPVLAGKVGWVSNDTKRLQCLFAEQGRPLPAPHFDVGIAGQLLDASGPQGVEPLAKAVLGRTVRSWEDLAGRGAKATPAAELPIEALSGWTGEQAAAVAALVAPLSERLEGLGLWSLFEDVELPLTRVLAGMERHGVRVDEAVLAQLSTEYAGQLASIEKDIYASAEEEFLISSPKQLQRILFEKLKLPVIKKTKTGYSTDEGVLEQLAEQHPLPAQILAYRRLSKLVSTYVDALPPLIDAGTGRVHPTFHQLGAATGRLSATQPNVQNIPIRTEEGVRIREAFVPAEGCVLASADYSQVELRILAHFSKDPSLIAAFERGDDIHRQTASEVWEVTPEEVSSDQRARAKAVNFGIIYGLSSFGLANQLGIANAEAQETIDTYFARYPGVRRFIDETIDQAKHDGAVRTLLGRRRALPDLGSRNRALRQAAERMAVNTVIQGTAADLIKRAMLDVEARLFEMDSRARLILQVHDELVLEVPEAEADGVSGAVREVMEAGLPFAVPLLVEVGVGSNWREAH; encoded by the coding sequence GTGGCTGAGACCTCCCGAGCCGTTTTCGTCGACGGCACCAACGCCTTGTACCGCGCGTTCTTTGCGCCCATGCCCGACCTGCGCGCGCCCGACGGCACGCCGACCAAGGCCGTCCTCGTCTTCACCAACATGTTGTTGAAGACGCTGCGCGAGGAGGCGCCCGACTACTGCGCGGTGGTCTTCGACGCGCGCGGCAAGACCTTTCGTCACAAGCTCTACGACGACTACAAGGCCGGGCGCGACGCCCAGCCCGAGGATCTCTCGGCCCAGATGCCGCTGGCCCACGAGGTGGTGCGCGCCCTGGCACTGCCCGTCCTCGAGGTGCCCGACGTCGAGGCCGATGACGTCATCGCCACGCTGGTTCGCAGCGCGCCGAAGGATACGCAGGTGTCGGTGGTCTCGACCGACCGCGACCTGATGCAGCTCGTGAGCGAACGCGTGCAGCTGCTGGATGGCATTCGCGACCGCCGCTACGGCCCCGAGGAGGTCGAGGCGCGCTTCGGCGTTCCGCCCGAGCAGGTCCTCGACGTGCGCGCGCTGGTCGGGGACAAGAGCGACAACATCCCCGGGGTCAAGGGGATCGGCGAGAAGGGCGCCGCCCAGCTGATCCAGACCTACGGCGACCTCGAGAACCTGATCGCCCATGCGGACGAGATCAAGGCGAAGCGCGCACGGGAGGCGCTGCAGAACCTCGCCGATGACGCGCGGCTGTCGAAGCGACTCGCCACGCTCAAGGAAGACGTTGCGCTTCCCGAGTCCTTCGAGGCCTTGCGCCGGGGGGATCCCGATCGCGACACGCTGCGCGCGCTCTACGAGCGGCTCGGCTTCGTGCGGCTGCTCGAGAGCCTGGACGCCGACGGCGGCGCGCCGGCGGCACCCGACAAGACCGACGTCGCGGTCGAGACCCTCCGCGATGCAAAGGCGGTCGCGGGGCTGGCGAAGCAGGTTGCCCAGTGGCCACAGGCTGCGCTCGTGGCGGTCGACAGCGGCGGCAGCGCCGTGGCGGGCGAGCTCTTCGGCGTCGCACTGGCGAAGGACGCCGACCAGGCGTGGTACGTCCCCGTCGGTGGAGGCGGCCCGGACTTCGAGTCGCTCGCGACCGCACTCGAGCCCGTTCTGGCGGGGAAGGTGGGCTGGGTCTCGAATGACACCAAGCGGCTCCAGTGCCTGTTCGCGGAACAGGGCCGCCCGCTCCCCGCCCCGCATTTCGACGTCGGTATCGCGGGCCAGCTCCTCGACGCATCGGGACCCCAGGGCGTGGAGCCCCTCGCGAAGGCCGTGCTCGGACGCACCGTGCGCAGCTGGGAAGACCTCGCGGGCCGTGGCGCGAAAGCGACGCCGGCGGCCGAGCTCCCGATCGAAGCGCTCTCGGGCTGGACCGGCGAGCAGGCGGCGGCGGTCGCCGCTCTGGTCGCGCCGCTCTCCGAGCGTCTCGAGGGGCTCGGCCTCTGGTCGCTCTTCGAAGACGTGGAGCTGCCGCTCACCCGCGTGCTGGCCGGGATGGAGCGTCACGGCGTGCGCGTCGACGAGGCCGTCCTGGCCCAGCTCTCGACCGAGTACGCGGGGCAGCTCGCGTCGATCGAGAAGGACATCTACGCCTCCGCCGAGGAGGAGTTTCTGATCTCGTCTCCGAAGCAGCTCCAGCGCATCCTCTTCGAGAAGCTGAAGCTGCCGGTGATCAAGAAGACGAAGACCGGTTACTCGACCGACGAAGGAGTGCTCGAGCAACTCGCCGAGCAGCACCCGCTGCCTGCCCAGATCCTCGCCTACCGACGGCTGTCGAAGCTGGTGAGCACCTACGTCGATGCGCTGCCACCGCTGATCGATGCGGGAACGGGTCGGGTGCACCCGACGTTCCACCAGCTGGGCGCCGCGACCGGACGTCTGTCGGCGACCCAGCCCAATGTGCAGAACATCCCGATCCGGACGGAGGAGGGCGTGCGGATCCGCGAAGCCTTCGTGCCGGCGGAGGGCTGCGTCCTGGCCTCGGCCGACTACTCCCAGGTCGAGCTGCGGATCCTGGCCCACTTTTCGAAGGACCCCAGCCTGATCGCAGCTTTCGAGCGCGGCGACGACATCCATCGGCAGACGGCGTCCGAAGTCTGGGAGGTCACCCCCGAAGAGGTGTCCTCGGACCAGCGTGCGCGCGCGAAAGCGGTGAACTTCGGCATCATCTACGGGCTGTCGTCCTTCGGCCTCGCCAACCAACTCGGGATCGCGAACGCGGAAGCCCAGGAGACGATCGACACCTACTTCGCACGCTATCCCGGCGTGCGCCGCTTCATCGACGAGACCATCGACCAGGCGAAGCACGATGGCGCGGTGCGCACCCTGCTCGGGCGACGCCGCGCACTTCCCGACCTGGGTTCGAGGAATCGCGCCCTGCGGCAGGCCGCCGAACGCATGGCGGTGAACACGGTGATCCAGGGGACCGCGGCCGATCTCATCAAACGGGCGATGCTCGATGTCGAAGCCCGTCTCTTCGAGATGGACAGTCGCGCTCGGCTGATCCTCCAGGTCCACGACGAACTCGTCCTCGAGGTGCCCGAGGCCGAGGCCGACGGTGTGTCCGGCGCAGTACGTGAAGTGATGGAGGCCGGCCTGCCGTTCGCCGTTCCGCTGCTGGTGGAGGTCGGGGTCGGCTCGAACTGGCGCGAGGCCCACTGA
- a CDS encoding sigma-70 family RNA polymerase sigma factor, whose amino-acid sequence MAKRAPGPPTDDRPQENWTDEEAIAGAREGDHRAFKVLVQRYQGRAYGLALRILGDPDRARDAVQESFLKAYSALDRFEGRSAFYTWLYRLVFNQCIDMKRRDKTAGHLEWDDEVARQVVPSFEVGPGVSGLADPAHEVHRVQLREALAKAIESLPDDARRTLVMREVDGLSYAEIAKALEIPKGTVMSRLHHARRRVRKALIEAGVVEGEPEKSGDAA is encoded by the coding sequence TTGGCGAAGCGCGCTCCGGGCCCCCCCACCGACGATCGTCCCCAGGAGAACTGGACCGACGAGGAAGCGATCGCCGGCGCGCGCGAGGGCGATCATCGGGCGTTCAAGGTGCTCGTCCAGCGCTACCAGGGCCGGGCCTACGGGCTGGCGCTGCGCATCCTGGGCGACCCGGACCGGGCCCGGGATGCGGTTCAGGAGTCCTTCCTGAAGGCCTATTCGGCCCTCGACCGCTTCGAGGGGCGCTCCGCCTTCTACACCTGGCTCTACCGGTTGGTCTTCAATCAGTGCATCGACATGAAGCGGCGCGACAAGACGGCGGGCCACCTGGAGTGGGACGACGAGGTCGCCCGCCAGGTGGTGCCGAGCTTCGAGGTCGGGCCCGGGGTCTCGGGCCTGGCGGACCCGGCCCACGAGGTCCACCGGGTCCAATTGCGTGAGGCTTTGGCGAAGGCGATCGAATCCCTGCCCGACGACGCGCGTCGTACGCTCGTCATGCGCGAAGTGGATGGTCTCTCCTACGCCGAAATCGCCAAAGCGCTCGAGATCCCGAAGGGGACCGTCATGAGCCGCCTCCACCACGCGCGACGCAGGGTCCGCAAGGCCCTGATCGAAGCCGGCGTCGTGGAAGGGGAACCCGAGAAGAGCGGAGACGCGGCATGA
- the egtD gene encoding L-histidine N(alpha)-methyltransferase yields MPRAQRSPRYEWIEGEVTEAQDSFASAVADGLGKEPRTLPCRFLYDELGSELFEEICELPEYYLTRAEHEILEQHADAIVAACPTPSTLAELGSGSSTKTRLLIEAFLRRQGRLRYVPVDISRTMLDDSAKALLADYGALEILAIAGEYREGLHHVGRETRQPKLIAWLGSNIGNFTREQALQFVSGMRAQMSEDDRLLLGIDLRKDTATLEDAYDDPQGVTARFNKNLLTRINRELGGDFELDAWRHRARVIDNGGRVELGLLCERSSEVRIEALDRGYRFEAGDFIHTEDSTKYSEGEVVDLAGRAGLVLSERWLDTKGRYSLNLLSLA; encoded by the coding sequence ATGCCGAGAGCGCAGCGATCGCCGCGCTACGAATGGATCGAGGGTGAGGTCACCGAAGCGCAGGACTCCTTCGCCAGCGCCGTCGCCGACGGGCTCGGGAAAGAGCCACGTACCCTCCCCTGCCGCTTTCTCTACGACGAGCTCGGATCCGAGCTCTTCGAGGAGATCTGCGAGCTTCCCGAGTACTACCTCACCCGCGCCGAGCACGAGATCCTCGAGCAGCACGCGGACGCCATCGTGGCCGCCTGCCCGACCCCTTCCACCCTGGCCGAACTCGGGAGCGGGAGCTCCACGAAGACGCGCCTGCTGATCGAAGCGTTCCTGCGCCGCCAGGGTCGGCTTCGCTACGTCCCCGTCGACATCTCGCGCACCATGCTCGACGACTCGGCGAAGGCGCTACTCGCCGACTACGGGGCCCTCGAGATCCTGGCGATCGCCGGGGAGTATCGCGAAGGCCTGCATCATGTCGGCCGCGAAACCCGCCAACCCAAGCTGATCGCCTGGCTCGGCTCGAACATTGGCAACTTCACGCGGGAGCAAGCGCTGCAGTTCGTGAGCGGCATGCGCGCGCAGATGTCCGAAGACGATCGCCTGCTGCTGGGGATCGACCTCCGCAAGGACACCGCGACCCTCGAGGACGCTTACGACGACCCGCAGGGCGTCACGGCGCGTTTCAACAAGAACCTGCTCACGCGGATCAATCGGGAGCTCGGAGGCGACTTCGAGCTCGACGCCTGGCGACACCGCGCGCGCGTGATCGACAACGGTGGCCGCGTGGAGCTCGGCCTTCTCTGCGAACGCTCGAGTGAGGTTCGCATCGAAGCCCTCGACCGCGGCTACCGATTCGAAGCGGGCGACTTCATCCACACCGAGGACTCTACGAAGTACTCGGAGGGCGAAGTCGTGGACCTGGCGGGGCGCGCCGGGCTCGTCCTGTCCGAGCGTTGGCTCGACACGAAGGGCCGCTACAGCCTCAACCTGCTCTCGCTCGCCTGA
- the grxD gene encoding Grx4 family monothiol glutaredoxin — MPLEEATRQRIQELVDNHPVLLFMKGERGAPQCGFSATVVQLLDQLVADYETRDVLSDPELRAGIKEFSEWPTIPQLYVKGEFVGGCDIITELYDSRELHTLFGLDTENATAPTIEISETATGALVQGLSQAPPDQVLRLLVDARHQARLVISPSDPSDFVVHSGDVTLHVDPLTAARAQDAKIDAESTRRGMALKVLLPHAPAG; from the coding sequence ATGCCGTTGGAAGAAGCCACCCGTCAGCGCATTCAAGAGCTCGTCGACAACCACCCCGTACTGCTCTTCATGAAGGGCGAGCGCGGAGCACCCCAATGCGGATTCTCCGCCACCGTGGTGCAGCTCCTCGACCAGCTGGTCGCCGACTACGAGACGCGCGACGTGCTCTCGGATCCGGAACTCCGTGCCGGCATCAAGGAGTTCAGTGAATGGCCGACGATCCCCCAGCTCTACGTGAAGGGCGAGTTCGTCGGAGGCTGCGACATCATCACCGAGCTCTACGACAGTCGAGAGCTGCACACGCTCTTCGGCCTCGACACCGAGAATGCGACGGCGCCCACGATCGAGATCAGCGAGACCGCCACCGGTGCGCTCGTCCAGGGCCTGTCTCAAGCGCCCCCGGATCAGGTGCTGCGCCTCCTGGTCGACGCCCGCCACCAGGCACGACTCGTGATCTCGCCTTCCGACCCCAGCGACTTCGTCGTCCACAGCGGGGACGTCACGCTCCACGTCGACCCGCTCACCGCGGCCCGTGCCCAGGACGCGAAAATCGACGCCGAGTCGACCCGGCGCGGCATGGCCCTGAAGGTGCTGCTGCCGCATGCGCCGGCCGGCTAG
- a CDS encoding ABC-F family ATP-binding cassette domain-containing protein — translation MLLRLEGIGRHFGARELFREADLHVAAGDRIGLIGRNGVGKTSLLRIAAGEDEADAGRVIRSRGVRVGLLRQEIDPAAERSVREEAATATLHLDALEAEIRDLESEMAQLGERGEEVHDALAETYDRQRNAFAFAGGFERDAQLERVLAGLGFAERDFDQPLSAFSGGWLMRVELAKLLLGAPDILLLDEPTNHLDLPSIQWFEETLRDYRGGVIVISHDRAFLRRHATRMAELERGGLIVFEGGYDRYLEARAAREEELRARAKNQQREIAETERFVERFRYKASKARQVQSRIKALEKLDRIESPEAGGRTLRLRIPEPRRSGDSVVQLEAATKAYGDQVVYAGVDFALRRGERVALVGPNGAGKSTLLRMVAGVLAMDGGDRALGHHVDLAFYAQHQLESLDPSRTVYEELERDAVSDDIARLRGHLGAFLFSGDDVEKRVSVLSGGEKARLALAKLLLRPTNFLILDEPTNHLDVESCEVLEGALSDYAGTLLFISHDRDFIDALATRVVDVRDGQLESFPGNYDDYQRGRAKRVATGEAETTTRRTEATAAPSKQERIAAREREKARQRALQREKKRLAQLEEEILAREERCEELTGELAAPDVYSDADFVRATVAARDEVRQGIDALYVDWEAAAAEIERLEGEAEAPSDA, via the coding sequence ATGCTGCTGCGGCTCGAGGGGATCGGACGTCATTTCGGAGCGCGGGAGCTCTTCCGCGAGGCCGACCTGCACGTGGCGGCGGGGGATCGGATCGGGCTGATCGGTCGCAACGGGGTCGGGAAGACGAGCCTGCTGCGGATCGCGGCCGGCGAGGACGAGGCGGACGCAGGCCGGGTGATCCGGTCGCGCGGGGTGCGGGTCGGCCTGCTCCGGCAGGAGATCGATCCCGCGGCCGAGCGCAGCGTCCGTGAGGAAGCGGCGACCGCCACCCTTCACCTCGATGCCCTCGAGGCCGAGATTCGCGATCTCGAGAGCGAGATGGCGCAGCTGGGCGAACGCGGCGAGGAAGTGCACGATGCGCTCGCCGAGACCTACGATCGCCAGCGCAACGCCTTCGCGTTCGCGGGCGGTTTCGAGAGGGACGCCCAGCTCGAACGCGTCTTGGCGGGGCTCGGCTTCGCGGAGCGTGACTTCGACCAGCCGCTCTCGGCCTTCAGCGGCGGTTGGCTGATGCGGGTCGAGCTGGCGAAGCTCCTGCTCGGTGCCCCGGACATCCTGCTCCTCGACGAGCCCACGAATCATCTCGACCTGCCCTCGATCCAGTGGTTCGAGGAGACGCTGCGCGACTACCGTGGTGGCGTCATCGTGATCTCCCACGATCGCGCGTTCCTGCGTCGGCACGCGACGCGCATGGCCGAGCTCGAGCGCGGCGGGTTGATCGTGTTCGAGGGCGGCTATGACCGCTATCTCGAAGCGCGGGCCGCCCGTGAAGAAGAGTTGCGGGCCCGCGCGAAGAACCAGCAGCGGGAGATCGCCGAGACCGAGCGCTTCGTCGAGCGGTTTCGCTACAAGGCGTCGAAGGCGCGCCAGGTCCAGAGTCGGATCAAGGCGCTCGAGAAGCTCGATCGCATCGAGTCTCCCGAAGCCGGTGGGCGGACGCTGCGCCTCCGCATCCCGGAACCGAGGCGCTCCGGCGATTCCGTCGTCCAGCTGGAAGCGGCGACGAAGGCCTACGGAGACCAGGTCGTGTACGCCGGCGTCGATTTCGCACTGCGGCGCGGGGAACGCGTGGCACTGGTCGGCCCGAACGGCGCGGGGAAGTCGACGCTGCTCCGGATGGTCGCGGGCGTGCTGGCCATGGACGGGGGCGACCGCGCGCTGGGGCACCACGTCGACCTCGCCTTCTACGCCCAGCATCAGCTCGAGTCGCTCGATCCGAGTCGCACGGTCTACGAGGAGCTCGAGCGAGACGCGGTGTCCGACGACATTGCGCGGCTGCGCGGTCACCTGGGGGCGTTCCTGTTCTCGGGCGATGACGTCGAGAAGCGGGTGAGCGTGCTCTCGGGTGGCGAGAAGGCGCGTCTGGCTCTGGCGAAGCTGCTCCTGCGGCCGACGAACTTCCTGATTCTCGACGAGCCCACCAACCATCTGGACGTCGAGTCGTGTGAAGTGCTCGAGGGGGCGCTCTCCGACTACGCGGGCACGCTGCTCTTCATCTCCCACGATCGGGACTTCATCGACGCTCTGGCGACCCGTGTGGTCGACGTCCGCGACGGACAGCTCGAATCGTTTCCCGGGAACTACGACGACTACCAGCGCGGGCGCGCGAAGCGGGTCGCGACGGGCGAGGCCGAGACGACCACCCGGCGCACGGAGGCGACTGCCGCCCCGTCGAAGCAGGAGCGCATCGCCGCCCGCGAGCGGGAGAAGGCCCGCCAGCGCGCGCTCCAGCGAGAGAAGAAGCGCCTGGCCCAGCTCGAAGAGGAGATCCTCGCGCGCGAGGAGCGCTGCGAGGAACTCACCGGGGAGCTGGCCGCTCCCGACGTCTACTCGGACGCCGATTTCGTGCGGGCGACCGTCGCGGCGCGGGACGAGGTGCGGCAGGGGATCGACGCCCTGTACGTCGACTGGGAGGCCGCGGCCGCCGAGATCGAGCGCCTGGAAGGCGAGGCCGAGGCGCCGTCGGACGCCTGA
- a CDS encoding enoyl-CoA hydratase-related protein: MPEFCTVEREGPLYIVTMNRPEVMNALHPPANFELAEAFDAFVADPELWVAIITGAGDRAFSAGNDLKYTAQNAGKMGGPETGFAGLTSRFDNPKPVIAAVDGVAMGGGFEIALACDLIIAGDRSVFALPEPRVGLAALAGGMHRLPRAIPLKHAMGMLLTGRRVSAEEGERLGFVNEVVPAGQALEGARRWAAQILECAPLSVRASKQSAYEGLDAPSLEAACGGSYEQVRAMVKSEDFKEGPRAFAEKRDPVWKGK; the protein is encoded by the coding sequence TTGCCCGAATTCTGCACCGTCGAACGCGAGGGGCCGCTCTACATCGTCACGATGAACCGGCCCGAGGTCATGAACGCCCTGCATCCGCCGGCCAACTTCGAGCTGGCGGAAGCGTTCGATGCCTTCGTCGCCGATCCCGAGCTGTGGGTGGCCATCATCACCGGCGCCGGCGACCGCGCCTTCAGCGCGGGGAACGACCTGAAGTACACGGCGCAGAACGCAGGGAAGATGGGCGGCCCGGAGACGGGCTTCGCCGGCCTCACCTCGCGCTTCGACAACCCGAAGCCCGTGATCGCCGCCGTCGACGGCGTGGCCATGGGAGGTGGCTTCGAGATCGCGCTGGCCTGTGATCTGATCATCGCTGGTGATCGTTCGGTCTTCGCCTTGCCCGAGCCGCGCGTCGGTCTCGCCGCGCTGGCCGGCGGTATGCATCGTCTGCCCCGGGCGATCCCCCTGAAGCACGCGATGGGCATGCTCCTGACGGGCCGTCGCGTGAGCGCCGAAGAAGGCGAGCGCCTCGGGTTCGTGAACGAGGTGGTGCCCGCCGGGCAGGCGCTCGAGGGAGCGCGTCGCTGGGCCGCACAGATCCTCGAATGTGCGCCGCTCTCGGTGCGGGCTTCGAAGCAGTCGGCCTACGAGGGCCTCGATGCTCCGAGCCTCGAAGCCGCGTGCGGCGGATCCTACGAGCAGGTGCGCGCCATGGTGAAGAGCGAGGACTTCAAGGAGGGGCCCCGCGCTTTCGCCGAGAAGCGCGATCCGGTCTGGAAGGGGAAGTAG
- a CDS encoding spermidine synthase, which translates to MGRIASPGGELVLRQRGERDFLITVDGRVLMTSTAHRSECDLAAWVCSDLEPPRPRVLIGGLGMGYTLRAALDVLPPGARVCAAELETGVVDWCRGPLAPLTGNAIGDSRVEIRVGDVMEVVREAAEGRRPAFDAIAIDLFEGPRGDRREETHPLYGSGALGLFQAALTERGWLGVWSEAPAQGFVKRLGRLGYETETRRAGRGGRHHTLFRARPARQAAPGFGRNADHGRARGSHRRRR; encoded by the coding sequence TTGGGACGGATCGCCTCACCCGGGGGCGAACTCGTCCTGCGCCAGCGCGGAGAGCGGGACTTCCTGATCACGGTCGACGGGCGCGTGCTGATGACGAGCACGGCGCATCGTTCCGAGTGCGATCTGGCGGCGTGGGTGTGCTCGGATCTCGAGCCGCCGCGGCCGCGGGTGCTGATCGGCGGACTCGGCATGGGGTACACCCTGCGCGCGGCCCTGGACGTTCTGCCCCCAGGTGCCCGGGTGTGCGCGGCCGAGCTCGAAACCGGCGTCGTCGACTGGTGCCGGGGGCCACTGGCACCGCTGACGGGGAACGCGATCGGGGATTCCCGGGTCGAGATCCGCGTCGGCGACGTGATGGAAGTCGTGCGCGAAGCCGCCGAGGGGCGACGTCCCGCCTTCGATGCGATCGCCATCGATCTCTTCGAGGGACCGCGGGGCGATCGGCGCGAGGAGACCCACCCGCTCTATGGCTCGGGAGCCTTGGGACTCTTCCAGGCGGCTCTCACCGAACGGGGCTGGCTCGGGGTGTGGTCCGAGGCGCCCGCCCAGGGCTTCGTCAAGCGCCTCGGGCGCCTGGGTTACGAGACCGAAACCCGACGCGCGGGCCGGGGCGGCCGGCACCATACGCTCTTTCGCGCGCGTCCCGCGCGTCAAGCCGCCCCCGGGTTCGGCCGAAACGCCGACCATGGACGCGCCCGCGGTTCTCATCGTCGACGACGGTGA